A section of the Thermodesulfobacteriota bacterium genome encodes:
- a CDS encoding IPTL-CTERM sorting domain-containing protein, with protein VPGEFARAPSVDGNGSLLAFESDANYNGNNPNTVREIWVYEVANKEFLQVTDVSDGLSEDARISADGSSVAFGSRSDIGNNPDLRREVYVAQCFRGELVPTLSEWGLIAMAGVLGLIGFAVLRRRQAAA; from the coding sequence ATGTTCCCGGAGAATTTGCCCGCGCTCCTTCGGTAGATGGTAATGGTTCGCTGTTAGCTTTTGAATCAGATGCTAATTATAACGGTAATAACCCAAACACTGTAAGAGAAATATGGGTCTATGAGGTAGCAAATAAAGAGTTCCTCCAGGTGACCGATGTCTCAGACGGCTTAAGTGAAGATGCAAGAATCAGTGCAGATGGTAGCAGCGTGGCCTTCGGTTCACGGTCAGATATAGGCAATAACCCTGATCTTAGAAGAGAGGTTTACGTCGCTCAGTGTTTCAGAGGCGAGCTTGTCCCAACTCTCTCTGAGTGGGGCCTTATTGCAATGGCCGGAGTTTTAGGACTCATAGGTTTTGCGGTACTGAGAAGAAGACAAGCT